ATCTTCGTGGTCGATCCCAAGAAGGAAGCGATCGCAGTCGCGGAAGCCAACAAGCTCGGCATCCCGGTCATCGGCATCGTCGACACGAACTGCGATCCGGAGCTCATCGACTACGTCATTCCGGGCAACGACGACGCGATCCGCACCATCCGGCTCTTCCTCTCCCGTATCGCCGATTCCTACATGGCCGGGGCGAACGCCCTGCAGCAGGAGATGATGGTCGAGGCCAAGGACGCTCCAGAGGTCCCCGGAGTCGGGATGTCCGCCAAGGATGGCGACCTGGCAGCTCCGGTAGCCTGACGCCGGCACCGATCGACGCAAGCAGGACAAATCAATAACGGCTCGGCGGGCGACAGGCGTATTGCCCGAACTCAAGGGTCAGTCGATGGCAGAGGACTCGCCGATCGCCTGACCCTTTGTCTTGCCCGCCGGCGAGAAAAGAGAGAATCGACATGCAGATTACGGCCCAGATGGTCAAAGAGCTCCGCGAGCGCACCGGCGCGGGGATGATGGACTGCAAGAACGCGCTGGCGGAGACCGGCGGCAACTTCGAGCAGGCCGTGGACACGCTGCGCAAGAAGGGTCTCGCGGCGGCCGCGAAGCGCTCCGGCCGCGTCGCCGCGGAGGGGCTCGTCTCCTCCTACATCCACGCCGGCGGCAAGATCGGCGTGCTGATCGAGGTCAACTGCGAGACCGACTTCGTGGCGCGCACCGACGAGTTCCAGGAGCTCGTGCGCGACATCGCGATGCACATCGCAGCGGCCGAGCCGCGCTATGTCGAGCGCGCCGAGGTGACCGCCGAGATCCTCGACCGTGAGAAGGCCATCTACCGCGATCAGGCGCTCGAATCCGGGAAGCCGCCGGCCGTCGTCGAGAAGATCGTCGAGGGCAAGATGGAGAAGTTCTACGCCGAGGCGGTGCTCCTCGAGCAGCCGTTCGTCAAGGACACCGACACCACGATCGGCCAGATGATCACCGCCAAGGTCGCGAAGATCGGCGAGAACATCAAGGTCCGGCGTTTCGCCCGCTTCAAGCTCGGCGAGGGTATCGAGAAGGTCGAGAAGGACTTCGCCGCCGAAGTCGCCGGCATGACGCAGGGCTGACCCCGCGTCATGGCCGACTCTCCTGGATCGCGTCCAGCGTACAAGCGGGTTCTGCTCAAGCTCTCCGGAGAGGCCCTCATGGGCACGCAGAGCTTCGGCATCGACGCCGGGGTGGTCTCGGGGATCGCCAACGAGATCGCCGAGGTCCATCGCCTCGGCGTCGAGCTCGCGATCGTGATCGGTGGCGGCAACATCATCCGTGGCGTGGCGGCCTCGCAGCAGGGCATCGACCGGGTGACCGGCGACAACATGGGGATGCTCGCCACGGTGATCAACGCCCTGGCGCTCCAGGACGCGCTCGAGAAGTGCTCCGTCC
This genomic window from Thermoanaerobaculia bacterium contains:
- the tsf gene encoding translation elongation factor Ts — translated: MQITAQMVKELRERTGAGMMDCKNALAETGGNFEQAVDTLRKKGLAAAAKRSGRVAAEGLVSSYIHAGGKIGVLIEVNCETDFVARTDEFQELVRDIAMHIAAAEPRYVERAEVTAEILDREKAIYRDQALESGKPPAVVEKIVEGKMEKFYAEAVLLEQPFVKDTDTTIGQMITAKVAKIGENIKVRRFARFKLGEGIEKVEKDFAAEVAGMTQG